From Corynebacterium frankenforstense DSM 45800, the proteins below share one genomic window:
- a CDS encoding ThiF family adenylyltransferase, whose product MSRLDARAVARYRRQLTLAGFGRAGQEALAGAHVAVLGAGGLGSPALLYLAGAGVGRITVIDDDLVDLSNLHRQVIHATARIGEPKADSARAAMLALNPDIEVRAVRARLTPANAAEVLDDAAVLLDGADNFAARHTASWACARAGIPHVWGSILGFEAQMSVFDATRGPVYEDLFPAPPAPGSVPSCAQAGVLGPVVGQVGSAMAMEALKVVTGVGDVLCGSLGYLDSLVGRWEYVPLVGDPEVARRVAAGEFLVDGSAVGDAVSGGASVEEPGDGADRAGAAGGSAAGGAGAGGAAAGEAGVAGVGERQVREVSEIPEGAVLLDVRDDSEYEAFHMPGAVHVPLPDLLAGRDPELPETAEDAPVVVYCAGGVRSALAVQTLTDRGFEGLVSLRGGIDAWLDRHGTDGAR is encoded by the coding sequence GGGCAGGAGGCGCTGGCCGGGGCGCACGTCGCGGTGCTCGGCGCCGGCGGGCTCGGCTCGCCCGCGCTGCTCTACCTGGCGGGCGCCGGGGTGGGGCGGATCACCGTCATCGACGACGACCTCGTGGACCTGTCCAACCTGCACCGCCAGGTCATCCACGCCACCGCGCGCATCGGCGAGCCCAAGGCCGACTCGGCGCGCGCGGCGATGCTCGCGCTCAACCCCGACATCGAGGTGCGCGCCGTGCGCGCGCGGCTCACCCCGGCCAACGCCGCCGAGGTGCTTGACGACGCCGCGGTGCTCCTCGACGGCGCCGACAACTTCGCCGCGCGCCACACCGCCTCCTGGGCCTGCGCGCGGGCCGGGATCCCGCACGTGTGGGGCTCCATCCTGGGCTTCGAGGCGCAGATGTCCGTCTTCGACGCCACCCGCGGGCCGGTCTACGAGGACCTCTTCCCCGCGCCGCCAGCGCCCGGCTCGGTGCCCTCGTGCGCGCAGGCCGGGGTGCTCGGGCCCGTGGTGGGCCAGGTCGGCTCCGCGATGGCGATGGAGGCGTTGAAGGTGGTCACCGGGGTCGGTGACGTCTTGTGCGGATCGCTCGGTTACCTGGACTCGCTGGTCGGACGCTGGGAGTACGTGCCGCTGGTGGGGGACCCCGAGGTGGCGCGTCGGGTCGCGGCGGGGGAGTTCCTGGTGGACGGTTCCGCGGTGGGGGATGCGGTTAGTGGTGGTGCGTCGGTTGAGGAGCCGGGTGACGGTGCTGATCGTGCCGGTGCCGCCGGTGGTTCGGCGGCCGGCGGGGCTGGCGCCGGTGGGGCGGCGGCCGGCGAGGCTGGTGTAGCCGGGGTGGGGGAGCGCCAGGTGCGCGAGGTCTCCGAGATCCCCGAGGGTGCTGTGCTCCTCGACGTCCGCGACGACTCTGAGTACGAGGCCTTCCACATGCCCGGTGCCGTGCACGTCCCGCTGCCTGACCTGCTCGCGGGGCGTGACCCCGAGCTGCCGGAGACCGCGGAGGATGCCCCGGTGGTGGTCTACTGCGCCGGCGGGGTGCGCTCGGCGCTGGCCGTGCAGACGCTCACCGACCGCGGCTTCGAGGGCCTGGTCAGCCTGCGCGGCGGCATCGACGCCTGGCTGGACCGGCACGGCACCGACGGGGCGCGGTAG